A genomic stretch from Dissulfurispira thermophila includes:
- a CDS encoding glutamate synthase-related protein, whose protein sequence is MEPASGIRLDHNHRLSLKEFPYIIRWRDDRCKRCGRCTAVCPVKAIEPTVKVQRVVKSEGSVPTPVAVRSVTHVVEQVTDMERYCTGCGTCTLVCPNEAIEPEFNPQHKFLHYKNKGGDGYKRGGRRNDPSISTLDRLKFTRISMLTDPALDAGRHEFRVRSYIGRILPPEELPLKLVNGKLVVDKQSAFIPPVREIFPIMIGSMSVGALSPPMWEGLAMGVAYLNEVEGMPVVMCSGEGGMPPRLLKSKYLKYFIIQIASGYFGWDEIIHAIPHMVEDPAAIEIKYGQGAKPGDGGLLMAQKVLKLIAKIRGVPQFVDLASPPTHQTKYSIEEAVAKMIQSMSMAFGFRVPVYPKISGTKTARAVLNNLARNPYAAALSIDGEDGGTGAAYNVSMDKMGHPIASNLRECYLDLVKQGKQNELPLIAAGGIGKRGNLAANAAALIMLGASAVAIGKYIMQAAADCFGDEYNRCNLCNTGKCPRGITTQDPKLYRRLDSDKVAERVVEVFKAADVELRKIFAPMGRSTELPIGMSDGLSIDDPAMAERLGISYAC, encoded by the coding sequence ATGGAACCAGCTTCAGGGATAAGATTAGACCATAATCACAGGCTCTCATTAAAGGAGTTTCCATATATAATTCGTTGGAGGGATGACAGGTGCAAGAGGTGCGGCAGATGCACTGCTGTATGCCCTGTGAAGGCAATAGAGCCGACAGTAAAGGTCCAGAGGGTTGTAAAGTCAGAAGGTTCTGTCCCCACACCAGTTGCAGTGAGGAGCGTTACGCATGTTGTTGAGCAGGTTACAGATATGGAAAGATATTGCACAGGTTGTGGGACATGCACACTGGTCTGCCCAAATGAGGCAATAGAGCCTGAGTTTAATCCACAACACAAATTCCTCCATTATAAAAACAAAGGTGGAGATGGATATAAAAGGGGTGGCAGAAGAAATGACCCATCAATTTCAACACTTGATAGGCTTAAATTCACAAGGATTTCTATGCTTACAGACCCAGCACTCGATGCTGGAAGGCATGAGTTCAGGGTGAGGTCTTATATTGGGAGGATTTTACCTCCTGAGGAGCTGCCCTTGAAATTAGTGAATGGCAAACTTGTCGTTGATAAGCAAAGCGCTTTCATACCACCAGTGAGGGAGATATTCCCAATAATGATTGGGAGTATGTCTGTTGGTGCCTTGTCTCCTCCAATGTGGGAGGGGCTTGCAATGGGTGTGGCATATCTCAATGAGGTAGAAGGGATGCCAGTTGTCATGTGCTCAGGAGAGGGTGGCATGCCGCCGAGGCTTTTAAAGTCAAAATATCTGAAGTACTTTATTATTCAGATTGCATCTGGTTACTTTGGATGGGATGAGATAATACATGCAATTCCTCATATGGTTGAAGACCCAGCAGCTATAGAGATTAAGTATGGGCAGGGTGCAAAACCAGGAGACGGTGGATTGTTGATGGCTCAGAAGGTATTAAAGCTTATTGCAAAGATAAGGGGAGTGCCTCAATTTGTTGATTTAGCATCACCTCCAACGCACCAGACAAAATACTCAATAGAAGAGGCAGTTGCAAAGATGATACAGTCTATGTCTATGGCATTTGGATTTAGGGTGCCTGTGTATCCGAAGATCTCAGGCACAAAGACAGCAAGGGCTGTCTTGAATAATCTCGCAAGAAACCCTTATGCAGCAGCCTTGAGCATAGATGGTGAGGATGGAGGCACTGGAGCTGCATATAATGTGTCTATGGACAAGATGGGGCATCCAATAGCATCAAATTTGAGGGAGTGCTATCTTGACCTCGTAAAACAGGGCAAGCAGAATGAACTCCCGTTGATTGCAGCCGGAGGCATCGGAAAAAGGGGAAACCTTGCTGCAAATGCAGCAGCATTAATAATGCTTGGTGCATCTGCAGTTGCTATCGGAAAATACATTATGCAGGCAGCAGCAGACTGCTTTGGAGATGAATACAATAGGTGCAATCTCTGTAACACTGGTAAATGCCCAAGAGGCATAACAACACAGGACCCAAAGCTTTACAGAAGGCTTGATTCCGATAAGGTTGCAGAGAGGGTTGTAGAGGTGTTTAAGGCAGCAGATGTAGAATTGAGAAAGATTTTTGCACCTATGGGAAGAAGCACAGAGCTTCCTATAGGCATGTCTGATGGATTGAGTATAGATGATCCAGCAATGGCAGAGAGGTTGGGAATAAGCTATGCGTGCTAA
- a CDS encoding CBS domain-containing protein, whose amino-acid sequence MDIITSHINADFDALASAIGAKKIYPDAVIVFPGSLEKKVRDFVDAFHPVEIKKLKDIDIGNVKRLILVDTKHPDRIGQIKELLTKSDIKIHIYDHHPIKNSDIRGELEVIEHVGAVSTIFTEIIQKKKIILTPLDATLLCLGIYEETGSLTYASTTPRDLMAASYLLKRGANLNIVSDFLKIELSREEFTLLNDLMQSLREIVIHSVRIKIGKATMDGFGDVAHLAHKIMDMEDTDAIVLLIGMADKILIVARSKVAELDVSQVLAEFGGGGHSTAASATIKDIPFEIIEERLIASLNKHVRPLKSVRDVMTTPVIVIQYNSKVKEAEDMMTRYGVNVLPVVKKDKYVGILTREVVEKALFHGFGKSKCIDFATTDVITVSADTPVSDVETSMIEQNQRFVPVLDKDKIIGAITRTDILRALYEDFLRKSRVSAKEVVGDSVLGLGRNISGMLKDKLPSHLYEFLKIAGAVADEFKFGAYLVGGCVRDILRGEENLDIDIVIEGDAIAFAKKLGEEIGAKVTTHERFGTAQVIKKDFKLDIATARTEYYESPAALPKVEMSSIKKDLYRRDFTINTLAVKLNKKDFGLLIDFFGGQRDLKDKVIRVLHNLSFIEDPTRAFRAIRFSERFGFKLTRHTENLIRSAIRMNIFEKLSGTRLYDELMLTFDETNPVKALKRLGDYELLKVIHPKISFSPELESLLQSVHDTITWFELLFLNEKYDKGMLYIMALLYKLNKEEREVALNRLSVTSRLKNKILNGLNAAKNILRGLKPDNPIEIYHMLEGHDIEFILFSMALTNDSEKKKAISHFLVKLRGIRPELKGDDLKALGISPGPEYSRIFKKILDEKLINRLHTKDEEIEFVKKLTKNLL is encoded by the coding sequence ATGGACATAATCACTTCACACATAAATGCTGATTTTGATGCCCTTGCATCTGCAATAGGTGCCAAGAAAATATATCCTGATGCAGTGATTGTATTTCCTGGCTCCCTCGAAAAAAAGGTAAGGGATTTTGTTGATGCATTCCATCCAGTTGAGATTAAAAAGCTCAAAGACATAGACATAGGAAATGTAAAAAGGCTCATATTAGTTGACACAAAACATCCCGACAGAATAGGACAGATTAAAGAACTACTCACAAAATCAGACATAAAGATACATATTTATGACCACCACCCTATCAAAAACTCAGACATCAGGGGAGAGCTGGAGGTCATAGAGCATGTGGGTGCAGTATCAACCATATTTACAGAGATTATTCAAAAGAAAAAAATCATCTTAACACCATTAGATGCCACCTTGCTTTGTCTGGGCATATATGAAGAGACCGGCTCTCTGACCTATGCATCAACAACACCAAGAGACTTAATGGCAGCTTCATATCTACTAAAGAGAGGGGCAAATCTCAATATTGTCTCGGATTTTTTGAAGATAGAATTAAGCAGAGAGGAGTTTACCTTACTCAATGACCTAATGCAATCTCTAAGGGAAATTGTAATTCATAGTGTGCGAATAAAAATAGGAAAGGCAACAATGGATGGATTTGGAGATGTAGCGCATCTTGCTCATAAAATTATGGATATGGAAGACACAGATGCCATTGTGCTTTTGATAGGCATGGCTGATAAAATTCTCATAGTGGCAAGGAGCAAGGTAGCAGAATTAGATGTGTCACAGGTATTAGCTGAATTCGGAGGCGGAGGGCACAGCACTGCTGCATCTGCAACCATAAAAGACATACCGTTTGAAATCATCGAAGAGAGACTTATAGCATCCCTCAATAAACATGTAAGACCATTAAAGTCCGTCAGAGATGTTATGACAACGCCTGTCATTGTTATCCAATATAACAGCAAAGTAAAAGAAGCTGAGGATATGATGACAAGATATGGGGTTAATGTCCTTCCTGTTGTCAAAAAAGACAAATATGTTGGCATTCTGACAAGAGAGGTAGTTGAAAAGGCACTTTTTCATGGATTTGGCAAAAGCAAATGCATAGATTTTGCCACTACTGACGTCATCACTGTCTCTGCTGATACCCCTGTATCTGATGTGGAGACATCTATGATAGAACAAAATCAAAGGTTTGTGCCTGTGCTTGACAAAGATAAGATAATCGGTGCGATCACAAGAACAGATATATTAAGGGCACTTTATGAGGACTTCTTGAGAAAGAGTAGGGTCTCTGCAAAAGAGGTTGTAGGAGACTCTGTACTTGGTCTGGGAAGGAATATATCAGGGATGTTAAAAGATAAACTACCCTCACATTTATACGAATTTCTGAAAATAGCTGGTGCAGTTGCAGATGAATTCAAATTTGGTGCATACCTTGTTGGCGGCTGTGTAAGGGATATTTTAAGGGGTGAAGAAAATCTTGATATTGACATAGTTATCGAGGGTGACGCCATTGCCTTTGCAAAGAAACTTGGAGAGGAGATAGGCGCAAAAGTAACAACCCATGAAAGATTTGGCACAGCACAAGTAATAAAAAAAGATTTCAAGCTCGACATTGCAACAGCAAGAACAGAGTATTATGAATCACCTGCTGCACTGCCAAAAGTAGAAATGTCATCTATAAAAAAAGACCTTTACAGACGCGACTTCACCATCAACACACTTGCAGTAAAACTAAATAAAAAAGACTTCGGTCTTTTAATAGACTTCTTTGGCGGGCAGAGAGATTTAAAAGATAAGGTCATAAGAGTACTTCATAATCTCAGCTTTATAGAAGATCCAACAAGGGCATTCAGGGCTATAAGATTTTCAGAGAGGTTTGGTTTTAAATTAACCAGGCATACAGAGAATCTCATAAGATCAGCCATCAGAATGAATATATTTGAAAAACTCTCTGGCACGAGGCTTTATGATGAATTAATGCTGACTTTTGATGAAACAAATCCAGTAAAGGCATTAAAGAGGCTTGGAGATTATGAACTCCTGAAAGTCATACACCCGAAAATCTCTTTTTCTCCTGAACTGGAATCACTCTTACAATCTGTGCATGACACAATCACATGGTTTGAACTGCTCTTTCTAAATGAAAAATATGACAAAGGCATGCTCTATATCATGGCACTCTTATACAAATTGAACAAAGAAGAAAGAGAAGTCGCCCTTAACAGACTTTCTGTTACATCAAGGCTGAAAAATAAGATATTAAACGGATTGAATGCTGCAAAAAACATATTAAGGGGACTCAAGCCTGACAATCCCATAGAAATATATCACATGCTTGAGGGGCATGACATAGAGTTCATACTCTTCAGCATGGCATTAACTAATGATAGCGAAAAGAAAAAGGCAATATCCCATTTTCTTGTAAAATTGAGGGGCATAAGACCTGAACTCAAAGGTGATGATTTAAAGGCTCTTGGAATATCTCCAGGTCCTGAGTATTCAAGAATATTTAAAAAAATCCTTGATGAAAAATTAATAAATAGGCTGCATACAAAAGACGAAGAGATAGAGTTTGTAAAGAAATTAACAAAAAATTTACTCTAA
- a CDS encoding glutamate synthase gives MCRLAAITSKDYISSIEPILALETMKEGHDGSGLGLTLKNLGGEFEKLKKYPILSGICSKSGKKTLDDFMKKQGFKLRHEWTPKIKPVKGIVARDYYFARAYDYPVSYKDKSMSEKEDLLMKTRIALRKMGEHDESIFAFSFYPDVITLKEVGDPLEVAEFFGLDRDGLKAKVIFAQGRQNTNYAIYLYACHPFFIQGYCSMTNGENTAFVPIREFLMSRGFPGYIGYNSDSEVFTHILHYTVRQLKFPLTYYKDVITPLKVAEIQQRDDSEALRLIKQSLRPLCIDGPNMVIGFTPDGTCFMVQDSKKLRPGVVGGVKGKYALMSEECGVDKIIPKRDRSKDIFPMKYDMVIISPDAQEVKVWNQLQG, from the coding sequence ATGTGCAGACTGGCTGCGATTACTTCGAAGGATTATATCTCATCAATAGAGCCTATCCTTGCCCTCGAGACGATGAAGGAAGGTCATGATGGTTCAGGTCTTGGTCTTACGTTGAAAAATCTTGGTGGAGAGTTCGAGAAATTAAAGAAATATCCGATACTTTCAGGCATCTGCTCAAAATCAGGCAAAAAGACCTTAGATGACTTCATGAAAAAACAAGGCTTTAAGCTAAGGCATGAATGGACACCAAAGATAAAGCCGGTAAAAGGTATAGTTGCAAGGGATTATTATTTTGCAAGGGCGTATGATTACCCAGTCTCTTATAAAGATAAATCAATGAGTGAAAAAGAAGACTTACTTATGAAGACCCGTATTGCCTTAAGAAAGATGGGGGAGCATGATGAGTCTATATTCGCATTTTCTTTTTATCCTGATGTCATCACACTGAAAGAGGTTGGAGATCCGCTTGAGGTCGCAGAGTTCTTTGGGCTTGACAGAGATGGATTAAAGGCAAAGGTAATATTTGCTCAGGGCAGGCAAAACACAAACTATGCAATATACCTGTATGCATGTCATCCATTTTTTATTCAGGGATATTGCTCAATGACAAATGGCGAAAATACTGCATTTGTGCCGATAAGGGAATTTCTGATGAGCAGGGGATTTCCTGGCTACATTGGTTATAACAGTGATAGTGAAGTCTTCACACATATTCTTCATTACACAGTAAGGCAGTTGAAGTTTCCGCTTACATATTATAAGGATGTTATTACACCATTGAAGGTGGCAGAAATCCAGCAGAGGGATGATAGCGAGGCATTAAGACTCATTAAACAGTCATTAAGACCACTATGCATAGATGGTCCAAACATGGTGATAGGATTTACTCCTGATGGAACATGCTTTATGGTTCAGGACTCAAAGAAACTGAGGCCTGGTGTTGTAGGAGGAGTAAAAGGCAAGTATGCATTGATGTCAGAGGAATGTGGAGTTGATAAGATTATTCCAAAAAGAGACAGGAGCAAGGACATATTCCCGATGAAATATGACATGGTAATCATCTCGCCCGATGCACAGGAGGTCAAGGTATGGAACCAGCTTCAGGGATAA
- a CDS encoding penicillin-binding protein 1A, which translates to MRFRLILTALVLMLGFIAGAYLAIAKGVPSINELKNYKPINGTKVYADDDTLLGEFKIEKGIFVPLNKIPIHMRNAVIAVEDSRFYQHKGIDYIGIGRALVKDILHASLKEGGSTITQQLAKIMFLTSEKTIQRKLREAQLAIRLEKELTKNEILELYLNRVYFGHGAYGVEMASRLYFGKSVRDITLPEAALLAGLVKAPSTYSPYNNLVKAKERQEVVLARMEEEGYIKPSERAVAKDSPIHLSSIRAGTDSYNYFLEYIRQQLEQKYGVETVYKGGLRVYTTLDKNAQIYAQKALQEGLREVDKRRGWRGPIGHKENIRDDDSEPRVSFSASVGDISIGVVLSVNPKEAVVKARGLSGRLMLADAMWASTIIDRASGRIKTIKDFKLTNILKKGDIIWVKIKTISGKHVTFSLEQEPEVEGAVVAIEPDTGFIKALVGGFNFTKSEYNRAIYAKRQPGSAIKPIIYAAALENGYTPASIVNDEPAVYPDGKGGQWKPENYDHKYYGPTTLREALAYSRNVVTVKLVDSVGIDKVISFAKDIGIEADMPRELTIALGSISITPLEMTVAYSTFANGGVKITPIAIKYVTDAKGMVLESNEPEGLESITPQTSFLITSMMKDVINYGTGMRANIGRPAAGKTGTSNDYKDAWFVGYTPQLVGCVWVGFDDMRRSLGPGEVGGRAAAPIWANFMRNILSNKPAVDFPMPAKIVRVSIDPRTGLLSSDGSSGVLEYFTEGTQPKDYSSTPLKPEKTTMPLGDRLKAED; encoded by the coding sequence ATGCGTTTTAGATTAATCCTCACTGCTTTAGTTCTTATGCTTGGCTTTATTGCTGGTGCCTATCTTGCCATCGCAAAAGGAGTGCCTTCTATTAATGAACTGAAAAATTACAAGCCTATAAATGGAACAAAGGTTTATGCAGATGATGATACATTATTAGGCGAGTTCAAGATAGAAAAAGGCATCTTCGTTCCCTTGAATAAAATTCCAATACATATGAGGAATGCTGTCATCGCTGTGGAAGACTCACGATTCTATCAGCATAAGGGTATAGATTATATTGGAATAGGGAGGGCTCTTGTTAAAGACATTTTGCATGCAAGTCTCAAAGAAGGTGGAAGCACAATCACTCAGCAGCTTGCAAAAATAATGTTCTTGACCTCTGAAAAGACTATACAGAGAAAATTAAGAGAGGCACAACTTGCTATAAGGCTTGAAAAGGAACTCACAAAAAATGAGATACTCGAACTCTATCTTAATAGGGTTTATTTTGGTCACGGTGCATATGGGGTGGAAATGGCATCGAGGCTTTATTTTGGCAAATCTGTCAGAGATATAACTCTGCCAGAGGCAGCACTGTTGGCAGGACTTGTAAAGGCTCCAAGTACATATTCTCCTTACAACAATCTTGTAAAGGCAAAGGAAAGGCAAGAGGTTGTTCTTGCAAGAATGGAGGAAGAAGGATATATTAAGCCATCTGAAAGGGCAGTTGCAAAGGATAGCCCAATACATCTTTCATCTATAAGGGCAGGCACTGATTCATACAATTATTTCCTTGAATACATCAGGCAGCAGTTGGAGCAGAAATACGGTGTGGAAACAGTCTATAAAGGTGGATTGAGGGTCTATACAACACTTGATAAAAATGCACAGATATATGCCCAAAAAGCACTTCAGGAAGGTCTCAGAGAGGTTGACAAAAGAAGGGGCTGGAGAGGTCCTATAGGGCATAAGGAAAATATCAGAGATGATGACAGTGAGCCAAGAGTATCTTTTTCTGCATCAGTGGGAGATATATCAATAGGCGTAGTCTTGTCTGTAAATCCAAAAGAGGCTGTTGTAAAGGCAAGGGGGCTCTCTGGTAGGTTAATGCTTGCTGACGCTATGTGGGCAAGCACTATTATTGATAGGGCATCAGGAAGGATAAAAACTATCAAAGATTTCAAACTCACTAATATTCTCAAAAAAGGCGATATTATATGGGTGAAGATCAAGACTATCTCTGGGAAGCATGTAACATTCAGTCTCGAACAGGAACCAGAAGTAGAAGGTGCAGTAGTAGCAATTGAGCCTGATACAGGGTTTATAAAGGCATTGGTGGGAGGGTTTAATTTCACTAAGAGCGAATACAATAGGGCAATATACGCAAAAAGACAGCCGGGCTCTGCTATAAAGCCAATAATATATGCAGCAGCATTAGAAAATGGATATACACCGGCAAGTATTGTAAATGATGAACCAGCAGTATATCCTGATGGCAAGGGTGGGCAATGGAAGCCGGAAAATTATGATCATAAATATTATGGTCCTACTACATTGAGAGAGGCACTCGCATACTCCAGAAATGTTGTGACAGTAAAACTTGTGGATTCGGTTGGTATTGACAAGGTAATATCTTTTGCAAAAGATATAGGTATAGAGGCTGATATGCCGAGGGAGTTGACTATAGCACTTGGTTCTATAAGCATAACACCTCTTGAGATGACAGTAGCTTATTCAACATTTGCAAATGGCGGCGTCAAGATAACTCCCATAGCAATCAAATATGTCACTGATGCAAAGGGCATGGTGCTGGAAAGTAATGAGCCAGAAGGTTTGGAGTCAATAACACCACAGACATCATTTTTAATAACATCTATGATGAAAGATGTCATAAACTACGGGACAGGCATGAGGGCAAATATAGGCAGACCGGCTGCTGGCAAGACAGGCACGAGCAATGATTATAAAGATGCATGGTTTGTTGGTTATACACCGCAGCTTGTGGGATGTGTGTGGGTTGGTTTTGATGATATGAGAAGGTCACTTGGTCCGGGAGAGGTGGGTGGAAGGGCAGCAGCACCTATATGGGCAAATTTTATGAGAAATATACTGTCAAATAAGCCGGCTGTGGATTTTCCGATGCCGGCTAAAATAGTGAGGGTTTCTATTGACCCGCGTACAGGGCTTTTGTCTTCAGATGGTTCATCAGGTGTTTTAGAGTACTTTACAGAAGGCACTCAGCCAAAAGATTACAGTTCTACTCCTTTAAAACCTGAAAAGACTACCATGCCGTTAGGCGATAGGCTTAAGGCTGAAGATTAG
- a CDS encoding MerR family transcriptional regulator yields the protein MKKGINIDSKDKKDLPLYPIGIVAELIGITDQTLRLYEKHGLIKPARRNKNRYYSENDIKWLTCIRDLIHIKKISIEGIKKLLEYAPCWEITECPEDKRNKCTAYVDKTKSCWELNKTICNRENGKLCEDCVVYIANKKKLISEGGK from the coding sequence ATGAAGAAAGGCATAAACATTGATAGTAAAGACAAAAAGGATTTGCCTCTTTACCCAATAGGCATTGTGGCTGAGTTGATAGGCATCACAGACCAGACACTCAGGCTCTACGAAAAGCATGGTCTTATAAAACCTGCAAGGCGCAACAAAAACAGATATTATTCAGAAAACGATATAAAATGGCTCACATGCATACGCGACCTTATACACATAAAAAAGATAAGCATAGAAGGAATAAAAAAGCTCCTTGAATATGCACCTTGCTGGGAGATTACTGAGTGCCCTGAAGATAAAAGAAATAAATGCACTGCTTATGTTGATAAAACAAAATCATGCTGGGAGCTTAACAAGACTATATGCAATCGTGAAAATGGCAAACTCTGCGAAGACTGCGTTGTTTATATAGCCAACAAGAAAAAGCTTATAAGTGAAGGGGGTAAATAG